A window of the Campylobacteraceae bacterium genome harbors these coding sequences:
- a CDS encoding PAS domain-containing protein gives MNQEIILSKDTMIVSETNEKGIIIYANDDFCKIASYTKDEVIGQPHNILRHEDMPKAAFKDLWEHAKNNKVWKGIVKNKTKHGDYYWVNATVYSVIKKDLQTRYISVRIKPTKEEIQNAISLYKTLD, from the coding sequence ATGAATCAAGAAATAATATTAAGCAAAGATACTATGATAGTATCCGAAACCAATGAAAAAGGAATTATCATTTATGCAAATGATGACTTTTGTAAAATCGCTTCATATACTAAAGATGAAGTAATAGGACAACCCCATAATATCTTAAGGCATGAAGATATGCCAAAAGCTGCATTTAAAGACTTATGGGAACATGCCAAAAACAATAAAGTCTGGAAAGGCATTGTAAAAAATAAAACCAAACATGGAGATTATTATTGGGTCAATGCAACTGTATATTCTGTCATTAAAAAAGATTTGCAAACAAGATACATTTCAGTACGAATTAAACCCACAAAAGAAGAAATACAAAATGCAATTTCTTTATATAAAACATTAGATTAG
- a CDS encoding SAM-dependent methyltransferase, producing the protein MQNVSELVEKIINEESLIYAIFSGVRNKSEKTFNKVSIKKVIIKNEVKHQFEYFYDKNVEHKNLDKEETKAEINKYFQSYFKQALINTVDSDYHILINKKAISKIVKKAASKKDSEVSHNRKKKYILNEGEKTPFLIELGIMTEEGKIVNSKYDKFKQINRYLELVSDCIPYLDKSKTLRIIDFGCGKAYLTFALYDYLVLKMGYNVEIVGLDLKENVIEFCSDLSKKLNFENLRFVQGDIKGFTQFKEVDMVISLHACNTATDDALATAVNWGAKVILAVPCCQHELLKKIKNNAMFPMLKFGIIKEKLSSLITDSLRANVLEIMGYRTQVLEFIDMEHTPKNIMIRAFFEDTQNIDKVVKEYKQFKIQWQISPYIEEAFGKKLTDKLE; encoded by the coding sequence ATGCAAAATGTAAGTGAATTAGTAGAAAAAATAATAAATGAAGAAAGTCTAATATATGCTATCTTTAGTGGTGTAAGAAATAAATCGGAAAAAACGTTTAACAAAGTAAGCATAAAAAAAGTAATTATTAAAAATGAAGTAAAACATCAATTTGAATATTTTTATGACAAAAATGTAGAACATAAAAACTTAGATAAAGAAGAAACAAAAGCAGAAATAAATAAGTACTTTCAAAGCTATTTTAAACAAGCCCTTATTAATACAGTAGATTCAGATTATCACATACTAATTAATAAAAAAGCAATATCAAAAATAGTTAAAAAAGCAGCTAGTAAAAAAGATTCTGAAGTTTCTCATAACAGAAAGAAAAAATATATTCTAAATGAAGGTGAAAAAACACCCTTTTTAATAGAATTGGGAATCATGACAGAAGAAGGAAAAATTGTCAATTCAAAATACGATAAGTTTAAACAAATTAATCGTTATTTAGAGTTAGTATCTGATTGTATTCCTTATTTAGATAAAAGTAAAACCCTTCGAATCATTGATTTTGGATGTGGAAAAGCCTATCTTACTTTTGCTCTTTATGATTACCTTGTTTTAAAAATGGGATACAATGTTGAAATTGTTGGTTTAGATTTAAAAGAAAATGTAATCGAATTTTGTTCTGATTTATCAAAAAAACTGAATTTTGAAAACTTACGTTTTGTACAAGGAGATATTAAAGGCTTTACGCAGTTTAAAGAAGTAGATATGGTTATCTCATTACATGCTTGTAATACAGCTACTGATGATGCACTTGCAACTGCAGTAAACTGGGGTGCTAAAGTTATATTAGCTGTGCCTTGTTGTCAACATGAGCTCTTAAAGAAAATAAAAAATAATGCAATGTTTCCTATGCTAAAATTTGGAATCATAAAAGAAAAATTATCCTCTTTAATTACAGACAGTTTACGAGCAAATGTATTAGAAATCATGGGGTATCGTACACAAGTACTTGAATTTATAGATATGGAACATACGCCTAAAAATATTATGATCAGAGCTTTTTTTGAAGACACTCAAAATATCGATAAAGTGGTGAAAGAATATAAACAGTTTAAAATACAATGGCAAATTTCTCCTTATATAGAAGAAGCTTTTGGAAAAAAACTGACGGATAAACTAGAGTAG
- a CDS encoding helix-turn-helix transcriptional regulator, which yields MNMKSLKHTLFENVETSNGIFTKHFHDTYTIGITHDGFFKSINLNKECLVYKKTTRIINPGEVHSGNSKAWKYTNFYPTISLLEEMYEEMYFEKKIPIFEKHIANDIKLYNLLFKLFKSVYENFDSMKIEINLINALSYLIKNYSSVTKDYNVVFPDKKIMTNSLEYINDCLESSISLDKLANNAALSKFHFLRVFKKNVGLTPHHYILTRKVQKARDLIIEGSSLSQAGFSMGFADQSHFIRNFKKIYGYSPKALLKKNNFIFYT from the coding sequence ATGAATATGAAATCACTTAAACATACACTTTTTGAAAATGTAGAAACATCTAATGGTATATTTACAAAACACTTTCATGATACCTACACTATAGGTATTACTCATGATGGTTTCTTTAAATCTATTAATTTAAATAAAGAATGTTTAGTGTATAAAAAAACCACACGTATTATAAATCCAGGGGAAGTGCATTCAGGTAATTCAAAAGCTTGGAAATACACGAATTTTTATCCTACTATATCACTCTTAGAAGAGATGTATGAAGAAATGTATTTTGAGAAAAAAATACCTATTTTTGAAAAACACATTGCAAATGATATAAAACTTTATAACTTGTTATTCAAACTCTTTAAAAGTGTTTATGAAAATTTTGATAGTATGAAAATTGAAATAAATTTGATTAATGCTTTGTCGTATTTAATTAAAAACTACTCTTCTGTAACAAAAGACTATAATGTTGTTTTTCCAGATAAAAAAATAATGACAAACAGTTTAGAGTATATCAATGATTGTCTTGAAAGCTCTATTTCTTTAGATAAACTTGCTAATAATGCAGCTTTGAGTAAATTTCATTTTTTACGAGTATTTAAAAAAAATGTGGGTTTAACCCCACATCATTATATTCTTACAAGAAAAGTTCAAAAAGCCAGAGACTTAATTATTGAGGGATCTAGTTTGAGCCAAGCTGGTTTTTCTATGGGTTTTGCCGATCAATCGCATTTTATTAGAAATTTCAAAAAGATATATGGTTATTCACCCAAAGCTTTATTAAAAAAGAATAATTTCATTTTTTATACGTAA
- a CDS encoding LysE family translocator → MNIEFWLLYVSVVFIASIIPGPSMLLALTHGIEYGYKKSIFTALGNTTASVIQAIIAVSGLSIIFDASGILFEVIRYAGAVYLIYLGLMLFKTKKENVFVKDIIKGKNISNSKMFTQAFLIGIGNPKAIIFFTALFPQFLSSGNTSQYQLILLVGSLGLIAFLCMMIYSIAGHKANVFFRTSTFGKYFNQITGGIFISLGSFVALKD, encoded by the coding sequence ATGAATATTGAATTTTGGTTATTATACGTTTCTGTCGTTTTTATTGCTTCAATTATTCCAGGACCTAGTATGTTATTGGCTTTAACTCATGGTATTGAATATGGATATAAAAAATCAATTTTTACAGCATTAGGAAATACAACAGCATCTGTAATACAAGCTATTATTGCGGTATCTGGTCTTAGTATTATATTTGATGCATCTGGAATATTATTTGAAGTTATTAGGTATGCAGGAGCTGTTTATTTAATTTATTTGGGTCTTATGTTATTTAAAACAAAAAAAGAAAATGTTTTTGTTAAAGATATTATAAAAGGTAAAAACATTTCAAATTCAAAGATGTTTACGCAAGCTTTTTTAATTGGCATTGGAAATCCTAAAGCAATTATATTTTTTACTGCATTATTTCCACAGTTTTTATCAAGTGGAAATACTTCACAATATCAATTAATACTTCTAGTTGGTTCTTTAGGATTAATTGCTTTTTTATGCATGATGATATATTCAATAGCAGGACATAAAGCGAATGTTTTTTTTAGAACTTCTACCTTTGGTAAATATTTTAATCAAATAACAGGTGGAATATTTATTTCTCTTGGTTCTTTTGTTGCTTTAAAAGATTAA
- a CDS encoding chemotaxis protein — MIFSNKKDIQSLSTFLDQFRLYINADINEIKKENKVKSKKLLSLENQILALANTIEIQRTDDLKVYGEIMIVCEKLSDGFTNDEIISVSPDPKLNYIVKTINTMNLKMKNAINEVSTILGQYEEQNYLKTVDDDIFRGGDFKKLLLGINSLNEKITAMLSENYRFALVNEYESGILSQESKKLSESAMIQAVTIEETAASIEEITANISQNKKITNEMSAFGNKMDQASKESIILVNKTLSSMEDISDATTKAFDAISVISQISFQTNILSLNAAVEAATAGEAGKGFAVVAQEVRTLANKSAEAAKLIEGLMKNLVSKTNEGKTTSKLLVNEYAILNENISNTLNLITVVETASSEQEIGIKQINDAVTKIDTFTQENANIAEKVKSISANNLKFSKETVEKMVSIQFIGKEAIQVRQKEAIAYQGDDRRMER; from the coding sequence ATGATTTTTTCAAATAAAAAAGACATTCAGTCCCTTAGCACTTTTTTGGATCAATTTAGATTGTATATCAATGCCGATATCAATGAAATAAAAAAAGAAAACAAAGTCAAAAGTAAAAAACTACTCTCTTTAGAAAATCAAATACTTGCATTAGCAAATACAATAGAGATACAGCGTACAGATGATTTAAAAGTCTACGGAGAAATAATGATTGTTTGTGAAAAATTATCAGATGGTTTTACCAATGATGAAATCATCTCAGTATCTCCAGACCCAAAATTAAATTACATAGTTAAAACAATTAATACAATGAATTTAAAAATGAAAAATGCCATCAATGAAGTTTCTACAATTCTTGGCCAATATGAAGAGCAAAATTATTTAAAGACCGTAGATGATGATATCTTTAGAGGAGGTGATTTTAAAAAACTCTTATTAGGTATTAATTCTTTAAATGAAAAAATTACTGCTATGTTAAGTGAAAATTATCGTTTTGCACTGGTAAATGAATATGAATCTGGTATTTTATCCCAAGAATCAAAAAAACTCTCCGAATCTGCCATGATACAAGCAGTAACCATTGAAGAAACAGCTGCATCTATTGAAGAAATTACTGCAAATATTTCTCAAAATAAAAAAATCACCAATGAAATGTCTGCTTTTGGAAATAAAATGGATCAGGCCTCTAAAGAAAGTATTATTTTAGTAAATAAAACACTTTCATCTATGGAAGATATCTCAGATGCTACAACTAAAGCATTTGATGCCATATCTGTTATTTCTCAAATTTCTTTTCAAACCAATATTCTTTCCTTAAATGCTGCGGTTGAAGCAGCAACTGCAGGAGAAGCAGGAAAAGGTTTTGCAGTTGTAGCTCAAGAAGTAAGGACCTTAGCAAATAAATCAGCCGAAGCTGCTAAATTAATTGAAGGTTTAATGAAAAATTTGGTTTCTAAAACAAACGAAGGGAAAACAACTTCTAAGCTTTTAGTAAATGAATATGCTATTTTAAACGAAAACATATCCAATACTTTGAATTTAATTACGGTGGTTGAAACAGCATCAAGTGAACAAGAAATTGGAATAAAACAAATAAATGATGCCGTTACCAAAATTGACACTTTTACACAAGAGAATGCGAATATTGCAGAAAAAGTCAAATCTATTTCTGCTAATAACCTAAAATTTTCTAAAGAAACCGTAGAAAAAATGGTCAGTATTCAATTCATCGGAAAAGAAGCTATTCAAGTAAGACAAAAAGAAGCAATTGCGTATCAAGGCGATGATCGCAGAATGGAAAGATAA
- a CDS encoding GNAT family N-acetyltransferase, which produces MYEIRSATPLDFEGINFVSAHLGYKNLSNDESKRKLDQLFNSETDFVYVAESKGIIIAWLHLFLARRLASNDFFEIGGLVVNPNQRGQGVGKSLINHVMNKHQSSIRVRCNQNRTEAHKFYEKISFENKKVQNVFEKQSHTKE; this is translated from the coding sequence ATGTATGAAATTAGGTCAGCAACTCCGTTGGATTTTGAAGGAATAAATTTTGTGTCTGCGCATCTTGGTTATAAAAATTTGTCCAATGATGAAAGCAAAAGAAAATTAGATCAATTGTTTAATTCCGAAACGGATTTTGTTTATGTTGCAGAATCAAAGGGAATAATAATTGCTTGGTTACATTTATTTTTAGCTCGTCGTTTAGCTTCTAATGATTTTTTTGAAATAGGTGGATTAGTGGTAAATCCTAATCAACGTGGACAAGGTGTGGGTAAATCTTTAATTAATCATGTAATGAACAAACACCAAAGTAGTATAAGAGTGCGGTGTAATCAAAATCGTACAGAAGCGCACAAATTTTACGAAAAAATTAGTTTTGAAAATAAAAAGGTTCAAAATGTATTTGAAAAACAATCACACACTAAAGAGTAA
- a CDS encoding PhzF family phenazine biosynthesis protein yields MSNIEVILINAFTLNGKGGNKAGVVLNADKLSKAQKLKIAQTVAYSETAFVSKDDKADYNVSFFTSTGEVDFCGHATLAVFWALYDMGTLSSGTYVQNTKAGMLSVSIKSDGKVIMDQALPKKFDSFTYEDISSLLGIENKVLKSTNLPIEIISTGLKDVIIPVPQGYLDLIVPKYEEIAAFCKKHSVVGFHIFELCSKESKYTAICRNFAPLFGIKEEAATGSSSGALASYLWQHLDLGDDYIFEQGRAMNCSSLITASIRSKNSTIVNVKVGGYASKIATRVITF; encoded by the coding sequence TTGTCAAATATTGAAGTTATACTAATAAACGCATTTACGCTCAATGGCAAAGGTGGAAATAAAGCAGGTGTTGTTTTGAATGCAGATAAATTATCCAAGGCTCAAAAATTAAAAATTGCACAGACTGTGGCTTATTCGGAAACAGCTTTTGTTTCAAAGGATGATAAAGCGGATTATAATGTTTCTTTTTTTACAAGCACGGGGGAAGTGGATTTTTGTGGTCATGCAACACTGGCTGTTTTTTGGGCTTTATACGACATGGGCACTCTTTCTTCTGGTACTTATGTTCAAAATACAAAAGCGGGAATGTTAAGTGTAAGTATAAAGAGTGATGGTAAGGTTATAATGGATCAAGCTTTACCTAAAAAATTTGATTCTTTTACTTACGAAGATATTTCCAGTCTTTTAGGCATTGAAAACAAAGTACTTAAAAGTACAAACTTGCCAATTGAAATCATATCTACAGGACTTAAGGATGTAATTATTCCTGTTCCACAAGGATATTTGGATCTTATAGTGCCAAAGTATGAAGAGATTGCTGCTTTTTGCAAAAAACACAGTGTTGTTGGTTTTCATATTTTTGAACTTTGTTCAAAAGAAAGTAAATATACAGCAATCTGCCGTAATTTTGCTCCCTTATTTGGTATCAAGGAAGAAGCAGCAACAGGCAGTTCTAGTGGGGCTTTAGCTTCTTATCTTTGGCAACACTTAGACTTAGGTGATGATTATATTTTTGAGCAAGGAAGGGCAATGAATTGTAGCTCTTTAATTACTGCATCGATTAGGTCTAAGAATTCAACAATTGTTAATGTAAAAGTTGGTGGTTATGCAAGTAAAATTGCTACAAGGGTCATTACTTTTTAA
- a CDS encoding cysteine hydrolase, which yields MENTALILIDFQNDYFGDIKDAKFILNKTMEASKNAGKLLKAFRANKGKIIHIQHESLDKEAPFFLKGSNGSQIHKSVHPLKNEKIIIKNQVNAFLETSLEEELRGSNIQNIIICGAMSHMCVTSATRAASDLKYNCTVVNDACATLNLEFKGQIIKAEQVHASSMSALGFAFAKILSTEETIKIL from the coding sequence ATGGAAAACACCGCTTTAATATTAATTGATTTTCAAAATGATTATTTTGGAGACATTAAAGACGCAAAATTTATTTTAAACAAAACGATGGAAGCATCAAAGAATGCAGGAAAATTATTAAAAGCTTTTAGAGCTAATAAAGGTAAAATAATTCACATACAACATGAATCCTTAGATAAAGAGGCTCCTTTTTTCCTTAAAGGCAGTAACGGTTCCCAAATACATAAAAGTGTACATCCTCTTAAGAATGAAAAGATTATAATAAAAAATCAGGTCAATGCATTTTTAGAAACAAGTTTAGAGGAAGAATTAAGAGGCTCTAATATTCAAAATATTATTATTTGTGGAGCAATGTCTCATATGTGTGTAACTTCTGCCACAAGAGCAGCCAGTGATTTAAAGTATAATTGTACAGTAGTAAATGATGCTTGTGCGACTTTGAATTTAGAATTTAAAGGACAAATAATCAAAGCAGAGCAAGTTCATGCTTCTTCTATGAGTGCTTTAGGTTTTGCTTTTGCTAAAATACTTAGTACAGAAGAAACAATAAAAATACTCTAA
- a CDS encoding ClbS/DfsB family four-helix bundle protein, translating into MPRAKSKESLIKNSQDNFESLFYIINELPSKDILREFTFLHREKNIRDVLMHLYYWHKMMLSWYKKGMAGETFLMPAREYTWRQTPELNQSLFLKYQNITYEEANELLHASHEKIMILMLKHSEDELFTKKRYSWTGSTSLASYLISSSSSHYSWALKLIKKQKKSIKY; encoded by the coding sequence ATGCCAAGAGCAAAAAGTAAAGAAAGTTTAATCAAAAACAGCCAAGATAACTTTGAGAGCTTGTTTTATATAATAAATGAACTCCCTTCTAAAGATATTCTTCGTGAATTTACTTTTTTACACAGAGAAAAAAACATTCGCGATGTTTTAATGCATTTATATTATTGGCATAAAATGATGTTATCTTGGTATAAAAAAGGAATGGCTGGTGAAACTTTTTTAATGCCTGCAAGAGAATATACGTGGAGACAAACACCAGAATTAAACCAAAGTTTATTTTTAAAATATCAAAACATTACATATGAAGAAGCAAATGAATTATTACATGCTTCACATGAAAAAATTATGATACTTATGCTTAAACACAGCGAAGATGAACTCTTTACAAAAAAGAGGTATTCTTGGACAGGATCAACATCTTTAGCATCTTATTTGATTTCTTCTTCCTCAAGCCATTATTCATGGGCGTTAAAATTAATAAAAAAACAAAAAAAATCTATAAAATATTAG
- a CDS encoding response regulator transcription factor, with the protein MNVSDLSVLYIYDKLHHSSQVIEVLNKQVKIVSTASSLEEAKTLYQKESPCLILLQSSFNNDIFINFLKTIREVDLKTAFIVITANKNNIYVDDLMELYLTKYITSSFKNIVLEEALYKCMEIISKRVFSNTKVAEDMFFNFHTQSIIKNKKSYVLNKKQALLIDLFIQNPNKILSYEEIKYHIWQEDVSEAAFKTLFRDLRKVTYKTIIKNYSGLGYKLNI; encoded by the coding sequence ATGAATGTGAGTGATTTATCTGTTTTGTATATTTACGATAAATTGCATCACAGTAGCCAAGTAATAGAAGTATTAAATAAACAAGTAAAGATTGTTTCAACGGCCTCTTCGTTGGAAGAAGCTAAAACTTTGTATCAAAAAGAATCTCCTTGTTTAATACTTCTTCAAAGCAGTTTTAATAATGATATTTTTATTAATTTTCTAAAAACAATAAGAGAAGTAGATTTAAAAACAGCGTTTATTGTTATTACAGCTAATAAAAATAATATCTACGTGGATGATTTAATGGAGTTATATCTCACTAAATATATAACATCATCTTTTAAAAATATTGTATTAGAAGAAGCTTTATATAAATGCATGGAAATAATTTCGAAACGTGTTTTTAGCAATACAAAAGTAGCCGAAGATATGTTTTTTAATTTTCACACTCAAAGTATTATTAAAAACAAAAAATCCTATGTTTTGAATAAAAAACAAGCTTTACTAATTGATTTATTTATTCAAAACCCCAACAAAATTCTTTCCTATGAAGAAATTAAATACCATATCTGGCAAGAAGACGTAAGTGAAGCTGCGTTTAAAACCCTCTTTCGAGACTTAAGAAAAGTAACGTATAAAACAATCATAAAAAACTATTCTGGTTTGGGATATAAACTTAATATTTAA
- a CDS encoding CHASE3 domain-containing protein — protein MFSYKNLKLGVKLGLGYGVILMLMVVVSVVGYNGIKSLILTTKWVNHTHEVIRTGETVSGAMVDMETGLRGYMVTGDENYLAPYYSGNKNFDKLIKVGAELTSDNDTQVKRWKEVELLKQQWINEWAKPVIAKRIKIAEGSKSISNFKTISARPLGKELFDGIRSKLDLLNKKFTYNEEAKALLTLTTLSLVNMETGQRGFLLSGEEASLDPYINGKKNLLKYLKEMENIIISTSASKSDLNDVKTAVETWQVKVADLEIEARREMNKHKFTLENLIVDMSKGIGKNYMDTIRAKISIIVQDEEKMIVVRSQSQQDTAAFATNFTVAGTIVALLLGLLIAFFITKNITSMLRTFEMGLIDFFKYLNREISTAELINIDSKDEIGNMAKAVNENITITKAGIDEDRKFIDETIAVLSEFEKGDLCKRISTSVDNPALMELKKVLDSMGNQMEHNIGNVLTILEEYSNYNYMNRVDNKEVKDQLLDLANGVNTLGDSITDMLVENKQVGLTLNSSSDTLLENVNVLNSSSNDAATSLEETAAALEEITSTIVRNTENVSNMADFANKVIISVEEGNDLAKQTTVSMEEINEQVTAINDAIGVIDQIAFQTNILSLNAAVEAATAGEAGKGFAVVAQEVRNLAARSAEAAKEIKDLVENANSKTNAGKVISDKMIHGYTALNENITKTIDLIKSVEVASKEQQAGIEQINDAVTSQDQQTQKIASAANDTKDIALHTSVIAKEIVTSVDLKEFKGKDSVQNRRAQNFDLDYSKNERRSAEKSVKEFHKARPNRHDAESAKPIEVRSVKRTETEAKVNLHRQNNSIKATENSEEWESF, from the coding sequence ATGTTTTCTTATAAAAACTTAAAACTTGGGGTAAAGTTAGGATTAGGCTATGGTGTTATTTTAATGCTAATGGTAGTTGTTTCTGTAGTGGGATACAATGGTATAAAATCTTTGATTTTGACGACAAAATGGGTTAATCATACCCACGAAGTTATTCGGACAGGGGAAACTGTTTCTGGTGCAATGGTGGATATGGAAACCGGCCTTAGAGGGTATATGGTAACAGGAGATGAAAATTATTTAGCTCCTTATTATAGTGGAAATAAAAATTTTGACAAACTTATAAAAGTGGGTGCTGAGTTAACAAGTGATAACGATACACAAGTTAAAAGATGGAAAGAAGTTGAACTTTTAAAACAACAATGGATCAATGAATGGGCCAAACCTGTTATAGCAAAACGAATTAAAATTGCAGAGGGTTCAAAAAGTATTTCCAATTTCAAAACTATTTCAGCCCGTCCTTTAGGAAAAGAACTTTTTGATGGTATACGTTCAAAACTAGATTTACTTAATAAAAAATTCACTTATAATGAAGAAGCAAAAGCTTTATTAACTTTAACAACTTTATCTTTAGTAAATATGGAAACAGGGCAAAGAGGTTTTTTATTAAGTGGAGAAGAAGCTTCTTTAGATCCATATATTAATGGAAAAAAGAATTTACTTAAATATTTAAAAGAAATGGAAAATATTATTATTTCTACTTCTGCTTCTAAAAGTGATCTTAATGATGTAAAAACAGCCGTTGAAACTTGGCAAGTAAAAGTTGCTGATCTTGAAATTGAAGCACGTAGAGAGATGAATAAACATAAATTTACGCTGGAAAACTTAATTGTTGATATGTCAAAAGGCATTGGTAAGAATTATATGGATACGATTCGTGCGAAAATTTCTATTATTGTACAAGATGAAGAAAAAATGATTGTAGTGCGATCACAATCACAGCAAGATACCGCTGCATTTGCTACAAACTTTACCGTTGCAGGTACTATTGTTGCGTTACTTTTAGGATTATTAATTGCTTTTTTTATCACAAAAAATATCACATCAATGCTTCGTACTTTTGAAATGGGATTGATAGACTTTTTCAAATATTTAAACAGAGAGATAAGCACAGCAGAACTCATTAACATTGATTCTAAAGATGAAATTGGTAATATGGCAAAAGCAGTGAATGAAAATATTACTATCACAAAAGCAGGTATTGATGAAGACAGAAAATTTATTGATGAAACAATCGCAGTACTTTCAGAGTTTGAGAAAGGTGATTTGTGTAAAAGAATTAGTACAAGCGTTGATAATCCTGCATTAATGGAACTTAAAAAAGTATTGGATTCTATGGGAAATCAGATGGAACATAATATTGGAAATGTTCTTACAATTTTGGAAGAGTATTCAAACTATAATTATATGAATAGAGTTGATAATAAAGAAGTAAAAGATCAATTATTAGACTTAGCAAATGGGGTTAATACTTTAGGGGATTCGATTACTGATATGTTAGTTGAGAACAAACAAGTAGGATTAACACTTAATAGTTCTTCGGATACTTTATTAGAAAACGTAAATGTGCTTAATAGTAGTTCAAATGATGCAGCAACCTCACTGGAAGAAACAGCCGCTGCTTTAGAAGAAATTACCAGTACAATTGTACGTAATACAGAAAACGTAAGTAATATGGCAGACTTTGCAAATAAAGTAATCATTTCTGTTGAAGAAGGTAATGATTTAGCAAAACAAACAACTGTTTCTATGGAAGAAATAAATGAACAAGTTACTGCTATTAATGATGCCATTGGTGTTATTGATCAAATTGCTTTCCAAACCAATATTCTTTCTCTTAATGCAGCTGTTGAAGCAGCAACAGCAGGAGAAGCAGGTAAAGGGTTTGCCGTAGTTGCTCAAGAAGTTAGAAATTTAGCTGCAAGATCTGCTGAAGCTGCAAAAGAAATCAAAGACTTGGTTGAGAATGCAAATAGTAAAACAAATGCCGGTAAAGTTATTTCTGACAAAATGATTCATGGATATACGGCATTAAATGAAAACATCACTAAAACAATAGACTTAATAAAAAGTGTAGAAGTGGCTTCTAAAGAACAACAAGCTGGAATCGAGCAAATTAATGATGCTGTTACTTCACAAGATCAACAGACACAGAAAATTGCAAGTGCGGCGAATGATACAAAAGATATTGCACTTCACACCTCTGTCATTGCTAAAGAGATTGTAACCTCAGTTGATTTAAAAGAGTTTAAAGGAAAAGACAGTGTTCAAAACAGAAGAGCACAAAACTTTGATTTAGACTATTCCAAAAATGAGAGAAGAAGTGCTGAGAAATCAGTGAAAGAGTTTCATAAGGCTCGTCCTAATAGACACGATGCAGAATCAGCAAAACCAATAGAAGTAAGAAGTGTAAAAAGAACAGAAACGGAAGCTAAAGTTAACTTACATCGCCAAAACAATTCTATTAAAGCAACAGAAAACAGCGAGGAATGGGAAAGTTTTTAA
- a CDS encoding YaiI/YqxD family protein produces the protein MTLFIDGDAFPNLLKIIVLRAIEKQKISTYVISNKKISIGKSSFVKYLIVDAGADEADNEIVELLKEGDLIITADIPLANRCIDKNAHAIDHRGETYTSDNIKQYLAYRNLMQEIRDSGEMTKGPAAFGNKDAQNFANAFNAFLQKNKKT, from the coding sequence ATGACACTGTTTATTGATGGAGATGCTTTTCCAAACCTTTTAAAAATCATTGTATTAAGAGCGATTGAAAAACAAAAAATATCTACTTATGTGATATCTAACAAAAAAATATCCATAGGAAAATCATCCTTTGTAAAGTACTTAATAGTAGATGCAGGTGCAGATGAAGCCGATAATGAAATAGTTGAACTCTTAAAAGAAGGAGATTTAATTATAACAGCTGATATTCCACTAGCAAATAGATGTATAGATAAAAACGCCCATGCCATTGATCATAGAGGTGAGACGTATACAAGTGATAATATAAAACAATACTTAGCCTATAGAAACTTAATGCAAGAAATAAGGGACTCAGGAGAAATGACCAAAGGACCTGCTGCTTTTGGAAATAAAGACGCACAAAACTTTGCGAATGCGTTTAATGCTTTTTTGCAAAAGAATAAAAAAACCTAA